TCATCCCCGTACCCCACCTCCAAGGCTCCGCAGAGGGGTCCCTGAGCTGGTCACCCTACTAGTTCCCGGTGACGGAGCGGCACCCTCCGGCGGCGCGCTGTGCACGCGCCGACGCATAGAGACATACGGCCGCGGCGGTGGCGAGGTTCAGGCTCTCAGCCTTCCCGTGGATCGGCACGCGCACGACGGCGTCCGTGAGGGCGCGGGTCTCCTCCGGCAGGCCCCACGCCTCGTTGCCGAAGACCCAGGCGGTCGGCACGCCCATGGTGCCCTTGTCGAGCTCGTCGTCGAGGTCGCGGTCGCCCGCGCCGTCGGCGGCGACGACCCGGACGCCGGCGTCCCGCAGCCGCTCGACGGCGTGCTCCACGGGGACGCCGACGGCGACGGGCAGGTGGAACAGGGAGCCGACGGAGGCGCGGACGGCCTTGGGGTTGTACACGTCGACGGAGGCGTCGGTCAGGACGACGGCCTCGGCCCCGGCGGCGTCGGCGCAGCGCAGCACGGTCCCCGCGTTGCCGGGGTCACGGACGTTGGCGAGGAGGGCGACGAGCCGCGGGCGGGCCGCGAGGACCTCCTCGAACGGCGTGTCCAGGAACCGGCAGACGCCGACGAGGCCCTGCGGGGTGACGGTGGTGGAGATGTCGGCGATGACCTGCTCGGCGGCGAGGTGCACACGGGCTCCGGCGTCCCGGGCCGCTCCGACGATGTCGGCGTAGCGCTCGGCGGCCTCGGGAGTGGTGAACAGCTCCACGAGGGTGGCGGCGTCCCCGGCCCGGTGCCCGGCGGCTTCCCGCACGGCCTGCGGTCCCTCCGCGAGGAACAGCCGGTCCTTCCCCCGGAAGTTCCGCTTGGCCAGCCGCCGCGCGGCCAGGACGCGGGGGGAGCGGGGGGAGATGAGCTCGGGGGTGGCGGGAGGCATCCGGTTCGCTTTCTGGGTAGCTGCACAGCAGGACCCGCAGACCATCCGGCCTGCGGGTCCTCAGTCACATCGGCTTCGAGCCGGCGTCACGCAGCCTTCGGCGCGTTCACGTCGCTCGGCAGCGCCTTCTGGGCGACCTCGACGAGGGCGGCGAACGCACCGGCGTCGTTGACGGCCAGCTCGGCCAGGATCTTGCGGTCGACCTCGACGTTCGCGGCCTTCAGACCCTGGATGAAGCGGTTGTAGGTCATGCCGTTGGCGCGGGCAGCGGCGTTGATGCGCTGGATCCACAGCTGACGGAAGTCGCCCTTGCGCTTCTTGCGGTCGTTGTAGTTGTAGACCAGCGAGTGGGTGACCTGCTCCTTGGCCTTGCGGTACAGGCGCGAACGCTGACCGCGGTAGCCGGAGGCCTGCTCGAGGATCGCCCGACGCTTCTTGTGGGCGTTGACTGCCCGCTTGACGCGTGCCACTTGTTAACTCCTTGTAGCGGGGCCGTGGGGGTGCTCACACGACCCGAAATCGATTGGGTCCCGGTCTGATGTGCGTCCGGCGCTCACGCGCCCGGACGTCACTTGCCGAGAAGCTTCTTGATCTTCTTGGCGTCGCCCGGGGCCATCTCGGCGTTGCCGGTGAGGCGACGCGTCACACGGGACGACTTGTGCTCGAGCAGGTGGCGCTTGCCGGCGCGCTCGCGCAGCACCTTGCCGGAGCCGGTGATCTTGAAGCGCTTGCTGGCACCGCTGTGCGACTTGTTCTTCGGCATAGCGCCGTTCTCTCCTCGTCGGTGGCGCTCCGGTGCCCGGTCGCGAAACCGGGCACGGTGGAGCGTCGTCTTGTATCGGTTGCTTCCTGGGACTGGCGTCCCGGGAGTCACGCCTCGGCGGGCTCCTCGGCAGGCTCTTCGGCCGGCGCCTCGTGCTCCGCGGCGTTCTGCGACTTGCCGGGGTTGGCCTTCGCATCCGCCTTGCGGGCTTCCTGCGCCTGGCGAGCCTCGGCCATCGCCTCGGTCTTCTTCTTGTGCGGACCGAGAACCATGATCATGTTCCGGCCGTCCTGCTTCGGGTTCGACTCGACGAAACCGAGGTCCTGGACGTCCTCCGCGAGACGCTGCAGCAGTCGGTAGCCCAGTTCGGGACGGGACTGCTCGCGACCACGGAACATGATCGTGATCTTGACCTTGTCGCCCTGCTTGAGGAACCGAACGACGTGACCCTTCTTGGTGTCATAGTCGTGCGGGTCGATCTTCGGCCGGAGCTTCATCTCCTTGATGACCGTGTGCGCCTGGTTCTTGCGCGCCTCACGGGCCTTCATGGCCGACTCGTACTTGAACTTCCCGTAGTCCATGAGCTTGCACACGGGCGGACGGGCGTTCGCCGCGACCTCGACCAGGTCCAGGTCGTACTCCTGCGCAAGCTCCAGTGCCTTGGCCAGGGGAACGATGCCCACCTGCTCGCCACTGGGACCGACAAGTCGCACCTCGGGAACGCGAATCCGGTCGTTGATGCGGGGCTCGGCGCTGATGGATCCTCCTCGGTAGCACCACGCGACGGTCTGGCGGACGGCCGCGTAACGTCTGTGTTCGATAGACCTAACCGCGTCGAAGCAACAAAAATGCCCCGGACGATCCCAGGCGGGGCTCCTCGAACTACCGGAGCACCGCCGCGGGAAGCCGCGGGGCGCGCTTTCGGACGGATCACCGCCGCTGGGACGGGACCGCCTGACCGGTGACCCGCCGCCCTGAGGGTGATCGGGTGGGAGTTCGAAAGCCTCCACTTGTGGGCCGGGCCCGCGAGCTGTGAGGCACACGTGTCCGACCGGTCGTTACACGAGGTTACCAGCATGGGCCAGCAACGGCCAATTGGGGCGGGCCGGGGTCACGTGGGGTTCCCCCGCCCCCTGCGCCTATCGTGTGGGGCATGAGTGACACCCCTCCTGAGTCCCCCGACTTCGACGCCATGGCCCGCGACATCGCCGAGGTCCCCGCGGTCGAGGTGATCGTGACGGTCGCCGTCAACCTGATGAGCGCCGCCGCGGTGAAGCTCGGTCTGACCGAGGAGGGCGAGCAGCACAAGGACCTGGACGAGGCCCGCAAGCTGGTCCACGCCCTGGCCGGTCTGCTGGACGCGACGGCGACCGAGATCAGCTCCTTCCACGCGGCTCCCCTGCGCGACGGCCTGAAGTCGCTGCAGCTGGCGTTCCGCGAGGCCTCCCTCGTCCCGGACGAGCCGGGCCAGGGGCCGGGCGAGAAGTACACGGGTCCGGTCTACGGCTAGGTCGTGTCCGCAAAGTCCCGTCGTCCGCCCGGAGGGCGGGCCCCGCGGCGTCTGGTGCGTGCTCTCGGCGCGCCGGGCGGAGTCGCCTAGCCCGTCGGACGGCCTTCTCCTCAGCGTACGAACAGGGGCTCGCCCGGTGGCGTGACCTCGGCCGGCAGCAGTGCCAGGTCGAGGCCGCGCACCAGGCGGGCCCTCAGCGTTTCGTCGGCGGCGAGCCGCCGGGCCACCGCCTGGGCGGTTTCGGCGGGGGCCGCGGACGGGTCCAGCACCAGGGCGAGGGTGCCGTCGGCCTGCCCCGGCCCGAGGTGGGCGCGCACCACGGCGGGCTCGGCGGCCACGGCATCCCGTACGGCCCCCACCACGGCGGGATCGGCGAGCGGGTCGGTGCTCGCACGGCCCTCGGCGAGGGCGAGCAGCGCGGGCCCCGTCAGCTCGAAGGGCACCGGCCCCGCGACGTCGAGCACGACCGTGTCCGCCTTCTCGTGCGCGGCGGCCTGCAGGGCCTGGTGCAGGGGTACGGCGACGGGGCGGGCCGCCGGGTCCCAGCGGGCGAGGGAGTCCGTGGAGGTGAAGGCGGGCAGCGCGGTGCGGTTGCCGGCCTTCAGGGTCGGTACGGCCATGTCGCTGGTCTTCTCGCGGCGCAGCCCGTTCTCGTCCTCCTCGACCTCGCCGAGCACCGCCACGACGGGCACGAGCAGCCGGGCGCCCTTGAGGGCGGCGAGGACCGGACCCACCGCGCTCCGGTCCTCGGCCCAGGCGGCGAGGGCCGCGCCCAGCCGGGGGTCGGCGGAGCCGTCGTCGTCGGAGAAGCCGGGGTCCGGGATGTTCTTGTTCGCCACGCCTCGACCCTATCGGCCGGACGGTGCGCGTCCGGCAGCGGCTCAGAAGTCCTCGTGGCCGGTACGGCGGCCCCGCCACAGGACGACCGCAGCGACCAGCAGCACGCCGCCGGCGCCGCCCGCGAGGGGGGCGGCCCAGTCGGCGGTGTCGTCGTCGGAGGAGTCGGCGTCCGGTCCGCTGCCGAAGTACTTCGCACCGTGGGACGCCGGCTCGAGGCCCTCGGGCTCGATCCGGCCGGCGGCCTCGATGGCGGCGGCCGGGTCGACGAAGCCGAAGCCGCGGGAGTCGTCGCGGCCGCCGGACGGGGCGTTGCGGGCGGTGTCCTCCAGCAGCGACTTGATCTGGGCCGGGGCGAGGCCGGGATGGGCGGCCTTGACCAGGGCGGCGGCGCCGGAGACGAAGGCGGCGGCGGCGCTGGTACCCCAGCCCTCGTAGTACTTGTCGTCGGGGTCGGCGATGACGACGTCGACGCCGGGGGCGCTGACGGTGGCGTACCAGCGGCGGGTGGAGAAGGAGGCGCGGGTGCCGGCCCGGTCGACGGCGGTGGCGGCTATGACGCCGGGGTAGGCGGCCGGGTAGGAGATGTGGTCGCCCTTCTCGCCGCCGTTGCCGGCGGAGGCGACGACGACCACGCCCTTCTTCAGCGCGTACTGGACGGCCTGGTCCTCGCTGGGTTCGGGGTGCGCCGAGGCCGAGTCGTCGCCGAGGGAGAGGTTGATGACGTCGGCGCCGTGGTCGGCGGCCCAGCGGATGCCCTCGGCGAGGGCGTTGCCGCGGGTGGAGCGGGCCTTGGCGCGGGAGGGGTCGCCGTCCTCGAGGATCACGCGGACCGGGAGGATCTTCGCCTCGGGGGCGATGCCGAGGACGCCGTCGGCGTCGCCGGGGCCGTGCCCGTGGCCGGCGATGATGCCGGCCATGGCGGTGCCGTGCCGGGCCCAGGCGCGGTCGCCGGGTTCGGCTCCGAAGCGGATCAGGTCCTTGCCGGGCAGGACGTTGCCGGCCAGGTCGGGGTGGTCGGCGTCGACGCCGGTGTCCAGGACGGCGACGGTGACGCCCTCGCCCTTCGTGGTCCGCCAGGCCTCCTGGGTGTGCATGGCCTCCAGGGCCCACTGCTGGGCGCGGATGCCGTCGGCGTGCGCGGTGGCGGCGGGGAGGAGGACGAGGCCGGCGGTCAGCAGGACGCCGAGGGCGGTGGCCATGCGGGACGCCCTGCGCGGGCGTTTTCCGGCGGGGGTGTGTGCGGCGTTCACGACGGCTGCTCCGAGGCCGAACGGACGTTTCTGCGGAAGTCGCGTTCGACGCGGTCGGCCAGGCCCTGTGCCTCGTGGCCGAGGCCGGCCTGGGCGGCGGCGGTGGTGGCGTCGGCCTCCACGGCGTCCCCGGCGGGCTGGGGGTCGTCGACGGTGCGGCCGTCGGCCCAGCCGGAGACGGCGTAGACGACGACCGGGGCCTCGGTGAGCACGGAGACGGTCCAGGAGGCGCGCTGCGGGGCGCCGAAGCCGGCGGCGGGCGTGCCCTTCGCGGCGTACGGCAGGGGCATCAGGTCGCTGCGGCGGTCCAGGCGTTCCTTGCGGAAACGGTTCGCGAGGGCGGTCATGCCGGGTGCGTCGGCCGTGGTGAAGAGCAGGCCGACGGTGGTCACGTAGCTCTCGGTGGCGTCGGTGTAGGTGGCGCGCAGGAGGCGTTCGCAGCCGACCGGGGCGAGGGCCTTGCGCAGCAGCGGGTCGAAGGCGTCCTTGCAGCCGCTGTCGGGGGCGACGGCGATGCGGGTCCAGGTGCGGTCGGCTCCGCCGGGGCCGGCGCCGCGGCCCTGCACGGTGGGCGGGAACAGCTGGTCGACCGGGACGCTGTGCCAGAGGCTTCCGGTGGCGGCGAAGCTCCCGGGCGAGCCCTCTGCCCCGGAGTCGCCGACGAGCCAGCTGCCGGTGACCGCTCCCGAGATGAGGCCCAGCCCGAGCACGAGGCAGACGGCTGCCGCGGCGGCCTGCGACGCGCCGCGGCGGCCGAGCGGCCGGGGCCGGGCGTCGCCGTCGTAGCCCTCGGGTTCACCGAACGACACCAGGGGGCGGGTGGCGCTCCAGGAGAGGGCGGGGTCGGGAGTGACAGGGGCGGAGGGGGCCGTTGGTCGGTGCGTGGGACGCGGCGGGGTGGCGGGGCGGGTGGTCGTCGTCCCCTGCGCGGCGGTGCGGCCGAAGGGTGCGGCGGGGTCGTCCGGCTTCGGGTCGGCGGGGACCGGGCGCAGGCGCGCGGTCGTCTCGGACGAGTGCTCGCCGGGCGCGCCGGTACGGCGGGGCGGGGGCAGGCGGAACGGCCGCCCGGCCGTCTCCGACGCCGCCCCGGCCGAAGCGTCCGAACGTCCGGGCACGGAGAGCCGGAACGGCCTGCCGGAGGTCTCCGACGAGGCCCCGTCCTCCGTGTCCGTGCGCCCCGCACGGCCGGAGGATCCCGACGCGGGGAGGTGACGCGGCCGCGGGGGGACGTCAGCTGCGACGGAGGGCGTGTCCGGGCCTGTCCGGCCCGCACGGCCTGTGCCGGGCGCCGTGACCGACTCGGGGCGGACTGCACGGCCTGCGCCGGGCACCGTGTCCGACTCGGGGCGGAGCCCGCGGTTGACGCCGGACGCGGTGGACGACTCAGGGCGGGGCGTCGCACGGCCGACACCGGGAGCGGTGTCCGCACCAGGGCGGGCGTCGCGGCCGAGGCCGGACGCCGTGTACGACTCGGGGCGCGTGCCGCGCCTGACACCGGACGTCCTGTCCGTCGCCGCGCGGGCATCGCGGGCTGCGCCGGACGCCGTGGACGGCTCAGGGCCGGGCGCACGAGCGACACCAGGCGTCGCGGACGACCCAGGATGGGTCTCGCGGCCGGCCGTGGGGGGCGTGTCCGGGAGGCGGGTGGAGGCGCGGGGCGGGGGTGGTGCGGGGGGCTCGGTGCGCCGGACGGCGGCGGGCTCGGAGAGACGGGAGGACGCTGCGGCGTCGAGGTTCGTGGCGTCGAGGGTCGGGAAGCGGGGGTGGCCGTTCTGCCGGGCGGAGGGGGGCGTGTCCGTTCCGGCCCTGGTCGTCGCGGGGGCGGAAGCTGTGTCCGGGGTGTCCCGCTCATCCGTCGCAGGGGAAACCGGCGTGGCCGGGGGGTGTGACGGGCGGGGAGGGAAGGAGGCAGGTTGCGCTTCCGTGCTCATGCACCCCCCGTTTCCTCATGCCCGGGCCGTTCGTCCGGCGCGGGCCGGTGTCGTCGTGCCCGAGGCCCGGCACGGAATCGTCCCGGGCACACCTACCCGTACGGACGGAGCGTCATCCCGGCGCGGGTCCCCGGCCGGCGCCATCCGCCGTACGTGCGCGTCACTCTACGGCTTGTTCCTGGGCGAGCGGGAACCAGTCCACGAGGCCGGGGCATCTGCCCGGAACGTCCCCCTACCCTGCGGTAATCCAGTCTGGCAGGCTGCGTTCATGACTGCGCGTGCCGCCGACCGGGCCCGTTACGACCGGGCTACCGCCCATCTCGACGCCCCTCTCGCGATCGTGGACCTGGAGGCTTTCGACGCCAACGCCGCCGATCTGGTCCGCCGCGCCGGGGGCAAGCCGATCCGCGTCGCCAGCAAGTCCGTGCGCTGCCGGGCGCTGCTGGAGCGCGTCCTGGCCCGGGACGGCTTCGCGGGGATCATGTCCTTCACGCTCGCCGAGTCGCTGTGGCTGGCCCGGTCGGGGTTCGACGACGTGCTGCTCGCCTACCCGTCCGCCGACCGTGCGGCCTACGCCGAACTCGCCGGTGATCCCAAGCTGGCCGCCGCCGTGACCGTCATGGTCGACGACGTCGCCCAGCTGGATCTGATCGACGCCTCCCGTGGCGGCGGGCGTGAAGTGGTGCGGGTGTGCCTGGAGTTGGACACCGCCCTGAAGCTGCTCGGCGGGCGGGTGCGGGTCGGGGCCCGGCGTTCGCCGCTGCACTCCCCCGCCCAGGTCGCCGACGTGGCACGGGCGGTGGCCCGAAGGCCCGGCTTCGAGCTCGTGGGGATCATGGCGTACGAGGGGCATGTCGCCGGGGTCGGGGACTCGCTGGCCGGGCGTCCGCTGCGGTCCCGTGCGATCCGGCTGATGCAGGCCGCGGCCAGGCGTGAACTCGCCGAGCGGCGTGCGGAGGTGGTGCGCGCGGTGCGGGCCGTCGTGCCGGGCCTCGAGTTCGTCAACGGCGGCGGCACCGGCTCGGTGCAGCACACGGCAGCCGAGGACGCGGTGACCGAGATCGCCGCCGGATCGGGGCTGTACGTGCCGCGTCTGTTCGACAACTACACATCGTTCAGCGGCCGTCCGGCGGCCCTGTTCGCCATGCCCGTGGTGCGGCGGCCGGGGGTGGGTGTGGTGACCGTGCTCGGCGGGGGGTATCCCGCCTCGGGTGCCGCCGGGGCCGACCGGTCGCCCGTGCCGTACCTGCCGGAGGGGCTGCGCTACGACCCTCAGGAGGGTGCCGGTGAGGTGCAGACGCCGCTGCTCGGCTCGCCCGCCGACGATCTGCTGATCGGGGACAAGGTGTGGTTCCGGCACGCCAAGGCCGGTGAGCTGTGCGAGCGGTTCGACGCGCTGCACCTGGTCGAGGGCGACGCGGTGACGGCGACCGTGCCCACCTACCGCGGCGAGGGCCACACGTTCCTCTGAGGCCAGGCCCACGTTCCTCTGAGGCCCGTGGGGCGTCAGTCCGTCGGGCCGATGCTGCTGCCGACGCCGCCGCCGGTGTCCGCGTCGCCGAACGGGCGGATGCCCTTGGTGATGCGGTC
The Streptomyces tuirus genome window above contains:
- a CDS encoding DUF1844 domain-containing protein; the protein is MSDTPPESPDFDAMARDIAEVPAVEVIVTVAVNLMSAAAVKLGLTEEGEQHKDLDEARKLVHALAGLLDATATEISSFHAAPLRDGLKSLQLAFREASLVPDEPGQGPGEKYTGPVYG
- a CDS encoding SseB family protein, yielding MANKNIPDPGFSDDDGSADPRLGAALAAWAEDRSAVGPVLAALKGARLLVPVVAVLGEVEEDENGLRREKTSDMAVPTLKAGNRTALPAFTSTDSLARWDPAARPVAVPLHQALQAAAHEKADTVVLDVAGPVPFELTGPALLALAEGRASTDPLADPAVVGAVRDAVAAEPAVVRAHLGPGQADGTLALVLDPSAAPAETAQAVARRLAADETLRARLVRGLDLALLPAEVTPPGEPLFVR
- a CDS encoding amino acid deaminase/aldolase, which translates into the protein MTARAADRARYDRATAHLDAPLAIVDLEAFDANAADLVRRAGGKPIRVASKSVRCRALLERVLARDGFAGIMSFTLAESLWLARSGFDDVLLAYPSADRAAYAELAGDPKLAAAVTVMVDDVAQLDLIDASRGGGREVVRVCLELDTALKLLGGRVRVGARRSPLHSPAQVADVARAVARRPGFELVGIMAYEGHVAGVGDSLAGRPLRSRAIRLMQAAARRELAERRAEVVRAVRAVVPGLEFVNGGGTGSVQHTAAEDAVTEIAAGSGLYVPRLFDNYTSFSGRPAALFAMPVVRRPGVGVVTVLGGGYPASGAAGADRSPVPYLPEGLRYDPQEGAGEVQTPLLGSPADDLLIGDKVWFRHAKAGELCERFDALHLVEGDAVTATVPTYRGEGHTFL
- the rpmI gene encoding 50S ribosomal protein L35, which produces MPKNKSHSGASKRFKITGSGKVLRERAGKRHLLEHKSSRVTRRLTGNAEMAPGDAKKIKKLLGK
- the mycP gene encoding type VII secretion-associated serine protease mycosin gives rise to the protein MATALGVLLTAGLVLLPAATAHADGIRAQQWALEAMHTQEAWRTTKGEGVTVAVLDTGVDADHPDLAGNVLPGKDLIRFGAEPGDRAWARHGTAMAGIIAGHGHGPGDADGVLGIAPEAKILPVRVILEDGDPSRAKARSTRGNALAEGIRWAADHGADVINLSLGDDSASAHPEPSEDQAVQYALKKGVVVVASAGNGGEKGDHISYPAAYPGVIAATAVDRAGTRASFSTRRWYATVSAPGVDVVIADPDDKYYEGWGTSAAAAFVSGAAALVKAAHPGLAPAQIKSLLEDTARNAPSGGRDDSRGFGFVDPAAAIEAAGRIEPEGLEPASHGAKYFGSGPDADSSDDDTADWAAPLAGGAGGVLLVAAVVLWRGRRTGHEDF
- the rplT gene encoding 50S ribosomal protein L20, whose product is MARVKRAVNAHKKRRAILEQASGYRGQRSRLYRKAKEQVTHSLVYNYNDRKKRKGDFRQLWIQRINAAARANGMTYNRFIQGLKAANVEVDRKILAELAVNDAGAFAALVEVAQKALPSDVNAPKAA
- the infC gene encoding translation initiation factor IF-3, which encodes MSAEPRINDRIRVPEVRLVGPSGEQVGIVPLAKALELAQEYDLDLVEVAANARPPVCKLMDYGKFKYESAMKAREARKNQAHTVIKEMKLRPKIDPHDYDTKKGHVVRFLKQGDKVKITIMFRGREQSRPELGYRLLQRLAEDVQDLGFVESNPKQDGRNMIMVLGPHKKKTEAMAEARQAQEARKADAKANPGKSQNAAEHEAPAEEPAEEPAEA
- a CDS encoding TrmH family RNA methyltransferase; translated protein: MPPATPELISPRSPRVLAARRLAKRNFRGKDRLFLAEGPQAVREAAGHRAGDAATLVELFTTPEAAERYADIVGAARDAGARVHLAAEQVIADISTTVTPQGLVGVCRFLDTPFEEVLAARPRLVALLANVRDPGNAGTVLRCADAAGAEAVVLTDASVDVYNPKAVRASVGSLFHLPVAVGVPVEHAVERLRDAGVRVVAADGAGDRDLDDELDKGTMGVPTAWVFGNEAWGLPEETRALTDAVVRVPIHGKAESLNLATAAAVCLYASARAQRAAGGCRSVTGN